A genomic segment from Actinoplanes sichuanensis encodes:
- a CDS encoding aminoglycoside phosphotransferase family protein, whose translation MTHSTIEITAELVHELVREQHPDLAGRPVRLGARGWANQLWRLGDDLAVRLPWAIGDVDRQIVDEYSWLPTLVPTLPMAVPVPQRLGEPSARFPRPWMITTWVPGTPADREPVTRSDAAGSLAAFLTALHQPAPDRAPEGQDRGGPLADRADGFENGVRLAFERGLIDDPDAVRAVWRDAVSAPAWSGPRLWLHADLHPANVLTDGGSLCGIVDFGDMCAGDPAYDLSAAWLLLPDGSVDDFYAGYRPAADAATRRRARGWAMARVLSGLLIGDNGVHGRPGGKATWAPPARAALRRLLA comes from the coding sequence GTGACCCATTCCACCATCGAGATCACCGCCGAACTCGTCCATGAGCTGGTTCGCGAGCAGCATCCGGACCTGGCCGGTCGACCGGTTCGGTTGGGTGCCCGGGGGTGGGCCAATCAGCTGTGGCGTCTCGGCGACGACCTGGCCGTCCGCCTGCCGTGGGCCATCGGTGACGTCGATCGGCAGATCGTCGACGAATACAGCTGGCTGCCCACGCTGGTCCCGACCCTGCCGATGGCGGTGCCGGTTCCACAGCGGCTCGGCGAACCGTCGGCCCGGTTTCCGCGGCCCTGGATGATCACCACGTGGGTTCCGGGTACGCCCGCCGACCGGGAACCGGTCACCCGGAGTGACGCGGCCGGGTCACTGGCGGCGTTCCTGACCGCGCTGCACCAGCCCGCTCCGGACCGCGCCCCGGAGGGTCAGGATCGGGGCGGCCCGCTCGCCGACCGGGCCGACGGTTTCGAGAACGGGGTGCGACTGGCCTTCGAGCGGGGCCTCATCGACGATCCGGACGCGGTCCGTGCCGTCTGGCGTGACGCGGTGAGCGCGCCGGCCTGGTCCGGGCCGCGCCTGTGGTTGCACGCCGACCTGCATCCGGCCAATGTCCTCACCGACGGCGGTTCTCTCTGTGGGATCGTCGATTTCGGAGACATGTGCGCGGGCGACCCGGCCTACGACCTGTCGGCGGCCTGGCTGCTGCTGCCGGACGGTTCCGTCGACGACTTCTATGCCGGATATCGGCCGGCCGCGGATGCCGCCACGCGGCGCCGGGCCCGCGGATGGGCGATGGCCCGCGTGCTCAGCGGCCTGCTCATCGGCGATAACGGCGTGCATGGACGTCCCGGCGGCAAAGCCACCTGGGCGCCACCCGCCCGCGCGGCCCTACGCCGACTGCTCGCCTGA
- a CDS encoding sulfite exporter TauE/SafE family protein produces MSPGEAVALLAGGLTAGAVNAIAGGGSLITFPLLVALGQPGVAANVTNALSVAPGYAASAVGSRPDLVGQGRRILTILPAIVAGTLCGSGILLVTPHEVFDIVVPFLLLAAALMMAFQDRLRNLTGNPANRPALIHLTVFGCGLYGGYFNAAMGILLIAILGLVLDEPLRRLSALKNVFSAVVGTTTVLIYSIFGPVDWAFVAVLAPATMIGGYVGARVARRLPAKVLRWIIVGFTTAVATALLAR; encoded by the coding sequence GTGAGTCCCGGGGAAGCGGTCGCTCTGCTCGCCGGTGGACTGACCGCCGGCGCTGTCAACGCCATCGCCGGTGGTGGCTCACTGATCACGTTCCCGCTGTTGGTCGCGCTCGGGCAGCCGGGTGTGGCGGCGAACGTGACGAACGCTCTCTCGGTGGCGCCCGGCTACGCGGCGAGTGCGGTCGGGTCGCGCCCGGACCTGGTCGGGCAGGGCCGGCGGATCCTCACGATCCTGCCCGCGATCGTCGCCGGCACGCTGTGCGGCAGCGGCATCCTGCTGGTCACGCCGCACGAGGTGTTCGACATCGTGGTGCCGTTCCTGCTGCTGGCGGCAGCGCTGATGATGGCGTTCCAGGATCGGCTGCGTAACCTGACCGGCAACCCGGCGAACCGGCCGGCGCTGATCCACCTGACGGTCTTCGGCTGCGGGCTGTACGGCGGCTACTTCAACGCGGCGATGGGTATCCTGCTGATCGCCATCCTCGGCCTGGTTCTGGACGAGCCGCTGCGTCGCCTGAGCGCATTGAAGAACGTGTTCAGCGCTGTCGTCGGCACCACCACGGTGCTGATCTACAGCATCTTCGGGCCGGTCGACTGGGCGTTCGTCGCCGTGCTGGCCCCGGCCACGATGATCGGCGGCTACGTCGGCGCCCGCGTGGCACGCCGACTGCCGGCCAAGGTGCTGCGCTGGATCATCGTCGGGTTCACCACGGCCGTCGCGACCGCCCTGTTGGCGAGGTGA
- a CDS encoding TetR/AcrR family transcriptional regulator, with protein sequence MTGLRERKKQATREALQAAALRLALEHGPDNVRVEDIAGAAGVSPRTYNNYFSSQKQAIVSAIAADRADRLAAAVISRPAETRLSDAVIDAVAASYVDPGDRPAGAMLMIASSPALRSCYADTATMMEGPLAGAVLARHPGADPLAARVLAAAVAAAARIALHQWLQATTTPTSIPGFVVVAGSLPDLVRAALTPLAPALDAIAPPPDPSDAALP encoded by the coding sequence ATGACGGGGTTGCGGGAGCGGAAGAAACAGGCCACCCGGGAGGCCTTGCAGGCGGCGGCGCTCCGGCTCGCGCTCGAGCACGGGCCGGACAACGTCCGGGTCGAGGACATCGCCGGCGCCGCGGGCGTCTCACCCCGCACGTACAACAACTACTTCTCCAGCCAGAAACAGGCGATCGTCTCCGCCATCGCGGCCGACCGTGCGGACCGTCTCGCCGCCGCGGTGATCAGCCGACCAGCCGAGACCCGCCTGTCCGACGCGGTGATCGACGCCGTCGCGGCGTCGTATGTCGACCCCGGCGACCGTCCGGCCGGGGCGATGCTCATGATCGCGTCGAGCCCGGCACTGCGGTCCTGCTACGCCGACACCGCGACCATGATGGAGGGGCCACTCGCCGGGGCCGTCCTCGCCCGGCACCCCGGAGCCGACCCGCTGGCCGCCCGCGTCCTGGCGGCGGCCGTCGCCGCCGCCGCGCGGATCGCGCTCCACCAGTGGTTGCAGGCCACGACCACGCCCACATCGATCCCCGGCTTCGTTGTGGTCGCCGGGTCGCTGCCAGACCTGGTCCGGGCCGCACTGACCCCGCTCGCTCCCGCGCTGGACGCCATCGCCCCACCGCCCGACCCGAGCGACGCCGCCCTCCCGTAG